In a single window of the Thermus amyloliquefaciens genome:
- a CDS encoding ABC transporter permease, producing the protein MLRLFVFELYKLFRLRSVGLGLLAAFLLPFLWALAPGLKEVYGLVLASGWQVVSLSLLAGMEFLFPFLVVMAASESLGSEVAQGTLKSLLLRPLPRTALLLAKLLAVLFYPFVLLAASFLGGLLAGLPHGLGPFYGGTGLGAGGFAGVGLLLPGAALAELLRAHLLAGAVLLPLASLALLYGTIFLSTTASALAAVATLLLMRLLVAFPTLTPFLLTTYLDLHLRPQAAGLGLSLLLIYTLGFAFLAALVFERKDL; encoded by the coding sequence ATGCTTAGGCTGTTCGTCTTTGAGCTTTACAAGCTCTTCCGGCTCCGCTCCGTGGGGCTTGGCCTCTTGGCCGCCTTCCTCCTCCCCTTCCTCTGGGCCCTGGCCCCGGGGCTTAAGGAGGTCTACGGCCTCGTTTTGGCCTCGGGCTGGCAGGTGGTCTCCTTAAGCCTCCTGGCGGGGATGGAGTTCCTCTTCCCCTTCCTGGTGGTCATGGCCGCCAGCGAGTCCTTGGGGAGCGAGGTGGCCCAGGGTACCCTGAAAAGCCTCCTCCTCAGGCCCCTCCCCCGCACCGCTCTCCTCCTCGCCAAGCTCCTGGCGGTGCTCTTTTACCCCTTCGTCCTCCTGGCGGCCAGCTTTCTGGGCGGCCTCCTGGCGGGTCTTCCCCATGGCCTCGGGCCCTTCTACGGGGGCACGGGCCTGGGGGCGGGGGGGTTCGCTGGGGTGGGGCTCCTCCTGCCGGGGGCGGCCTTAGCCGAGCTCCTCCGGGCCCACCTCCTGGCGGGGGCGGTCCTCCTGCCCCTGGCCTCCCTGGCGCTTCTCTACGGGACCATCTTTCTCTCCACCACGGCAAGCGCCCTGGCGGCGGTGGCCACCCTCCTCCTCATGCGCCTCCTGGTGGCCTTCCCCACCCTCACCCCCTTCCTCCTCACCACCTACCTGGACCTCCACCTGAGGCCCCAGGCGGCGGGGCTCGGGCTTTCCCTCCTCCTCATCTACACCCTGGGCTTCGCCTTCCTGGCGGCCTTGGTCTTTGAGCGGAAGGACCTCTAG
- a CDS encoding CaiB/BaiF CoA transferase family protein has product MRPLSGIKVLDLSRVLAGPLCTMVLADLGAEVVKVEPPWGDETRGWGPPFVGGESAYFLSVNRGKRSLALDLKAPEGQEAVRRLAQRADVLVENFKTGDLKRYGLDYEALKALNPRLIYLSLTGFGHTGPRAQEPGYDAALQGYTGIMSVTGEPEGPPMKVGVAWIDVMTGMMGAVAVLAALYERERSGLGQHIDLSLFDVGLFALANLGESYLLTGKPPGRLGNAHAQIVPYGAFPAADGWLVLAVGNDEQFRRLCHVLDLPWLWERFPQNPQRVEHRKEVVEAVSAVLKTRPRGYWLERFKEAGIPAAPVNDLAEAFQDPQAQARGAVWTLPHPLLGPLPTLANPLRFLSRTPAAPSLPPPLLGEHTEAVLLEAGFTPEEVRALVEKGVARRAKGEEG; this is encoded by the coding sequence ATGAGGCCTCTTTCCGGCATCAAGGTCCTGGACCTCTCCCGGGTCCTGGCGGGGCCCCTTTGCACCATGGTCCTGGCCGACCTGGGGGCGGAGGTGGTCAAGGTGGAACCCCCCTGGGGGGACGAAACCCGGGGCTGGGGCCCCCCCTTCGTGGGGGGGGAAAGCGCCTACTTCCTTTCCGTGAACCGGGGCAAGCGGAGCCTGGCCCTGGACCTCAAGGCCCCAGAGGGCCAGGAGGCGGTGCGGAGGCTGGCCCAAAGGGCCGACGTGCTGGTGGAAAACTTCAAGACCGGGGACCTCAAGCGCTACGGCCTGGACTACGAGGCCCTAAAGGCGCTGAACCCGCGCCTTATCTACCTCTCCCTCACCGGCTTCGGCCACACGGGGCCCAGGGCCCAAGAACCCGGGTACGACGCCGCCTTGCAGGGCTACACCGGCATCATGTCCGTGACCGGGGAGCCGGAAGGCCCCCCCATGAAGGTGGGGGTGGCCTGGATCGACGTGATGACGGGGATGATGGGGGCGGTGGCGGTCCTGGCGGCCCTCTACGAGCGGGAGCGAAGCGGTTTGGGTCAGCACATCGACCTCTCCCTCTTTGACGTGGGGCTCTTCGCCCTGGCCAACCTGGGGGAGAGCTACCTCCTCACGGGCAAGCCCCCGGGGCGCCTGGGCAACGCCCACGCCCAGATCGTGCCCTACGGGGCCTTCCCCGCGGCGGACGGTTGGCTGGTGCTGGCGGTGGGCAACGACGAGCAGTTCCGGCGGCTTTGCCATGTGCTGGACCTGCCTTGGCTTTGGGAGCGCTTTCCCCAAAACCCCCAGAGGGTGGAGCACCGCAAGGAGGTGGTGGAGGCGGTTTCCGCCGTGCTGAAGACCCGCCCTCGAGGCTACTGGCTGGAAAGGTTCAAGGAGGCGGGCATCCCCGCCGCCCCCGTGAACGACCTGGCGGAGGCCTTCCAGGACCCGCAGGCCCAGGCCCGGGGTGCGGTCTGGACCCTCCCTCACCCCCTCCTGGGACCCCTCCCCACCCTGGCCAACCCCTTGCGCTTCCTCTCCCGCACTCCCGCCGCCCCCTCCCTTCCCCCGCCCCTCCTGGGGGAGCACACGGAGGCGGTGCTCCTCGAGGCGGGCTTCACCCCGGAGGAGGTGCGGGCCCTTGTGGAAAAGGGGGTGGCCCGGAGGGCGAAGGGGGAGGAGGGATAG
- a CDS encoding ABC transporter ATP-binding protein, whose product MEALRLEGLGKRYGRKPVLEGVSLAVRPGEVYALAGPNGSGKTTLIRLVTGLAFPTEGRAFLLGEDVHKNPKARRHLGAVVEAPAAFYPYLTGRENLRMHAYLAAVRDEGRISEVLARLKLLAVADQKVGSYSLGQRQRLGLAAAILHRPKVLVLDEPTSGLDPEGVELVHGLLQELAREGVAVLLSTHHLQEVSLYAHKVGILGGGRLLDEVVLEGREVYRLEAHPLEGAFALLKALPQVASVQLQGGAILFAGSPEVALEALLKEGYRVQALEPHRFDLMSYYQERVKHA is encoded by the coding sequence ATGGAAGCCCTGAGGCTAGAGGGGCTCGGCAAGCGCTACGGCCGTAAGCCCGTCCTGGAAGGGGTGAGCCTGGCGGTGAGGCCGGGGGAGGTCTACGCCCTGGCCGGGCCCAACGGCTCCGGCAAGACCACCCTGATCCGCCTGGTCACGGGGTTGGCCTTCCCCACGGAGGGCCGGGCCTTCCTCCTGGGGGAGGACGTGCACAAGAACCCCAAAGCCCGGCGCCACCTGGGGGCGGTGGTGGAGGCCCCCGCCGCCTTTTACCCCTACCTCACGGGGCGGGAGAACCTGAGGATGCACGCCTACCTGGCCGCGGTGCGGGACGAGGGCCGCATCAGCGAGGTCCTGGCCCGGCTCAAGCTCCTGGCGGTGGCCGACCAGAAGGTGGGAAGCTACTCCCTGGGCCAGCGCCAGCGCCTGGGCCTGGCGGCCGCCATCCTGCACCGGCCCAAGGTCCTGGTCCTGGACGAGCCCACCTCGGGCCTGGACCCCGAGGGGGTGGAGCTGGTCCATGGCCTCTTGCAGGAGCTGGCCCGGGAAGGGGTGGCGGTCCTCCTCTCCACCCATCACCTGCAGGAGGTGAGCCTTTATGCCCACAAGGTGGGCATCCTGGGAGGGGGAAGGCTTCTGGACGAGGTGGTCCTGGAGGGGCGGGAGGTGTACCGCCTCGAGGCCCACCCCCTGGAGGGCGCCTTTGCCCTCCTCAAGGCCCTACCCCAGGTGGCCTCGGTGCAGCTGCAGGGCGGGGCCATCCTCTTCGCAGGAAGTCCGGAGGTGGCCCTGGAGGCCCTCCTCAAAGAGGGCTACCGGGTGCAGGCCCTGGAGCCCCACCGCTTTGACCTCATGAGCTACTACCAGGAGAGGGTGAAGCATGCTTAG